One Pseudomonas sp. B21_DOA genomic window, ATGCACACCACACCGAAACCGACGCCCTGCTTCATGCAACGGCCGATCATGTCGAGATAGCGCGCCTCGAAGATCTGCAAGTCGAGGTTGCAGCCGGGGAACAGCACCGTGTTCAGCGGGAAAAGCGGCAGACTCATAGACATTTTCCTTACACCACCATCGACACCGCCAACGGCAGGAACACCGCCGTGGCCACGCCCATCAGACTCATTGCCAGCGCGGCGAACGCGCCGCACTCGTCGTTTTCCTGCATCGCCACCGCCGTGCCGACCGCATGCGCGGTCATGCCCAGCGCCATGCCGCGCGCTTCGGGGCTGTGCACGCCGAGGCGGGTCAGCAGCGCCGGGCCGAAGATCGCGCCAATCACCCCGGTGATCAGCACGAACACCGCGGCCAGCGCCGCCACGCCGCCGATCTGCTCGGCGACCAGCATGGCGATCGGCGAGGTCACCGATTTCGGCGCCATGGTCATCAGGATCATGTGATCGGCACCGAACCACCAGCCCAGCGCCACACCCATGCCCGTTGCGACCACCCCGCCTATCACCAGCGTAGTAAAAATCGGCCAGAACAATTGGCGGATGCGCCGCAGGTTCAAGTAGAGCGGCACCGCCAGCGCCACCGTGGCCGGCCCCAGCAGAATGCTGAGGATCTCGGTGCTCTTGCGGTACTCCGCGTAAGTCAGGCCGCAGCCGACCAGCACACCGATCACCAACAACATGGAGACCAGCACCGGTTGCAGAAAGATCCAGCGGGTTTTCTCGAACGCCGCCAGCACCAGTTGATAGGCGCCGAGGGTGATGCCAATGCCGAACAGCGGATGATGAATCACCGAGGCCCACGCGCCTTGCCAGTCGAACAGCATCAGGACTCCTCCGCCGGCGGCGCGTGACGTTTGACCAGCCGTTGCATGAGCACGCCGGCAAAGGCCATCGACACGATCAGCGAGACCACCAGCGCGCCGACGATCGCCCAGAAATCGGCGGCAATCGCCGTGGCATACACCATCACGCCTACCGCAGGCGGCACCAGCAGCAACGGCAGATACCGCAGCAGGCTGCCCGCCGCCTGGTTCAGCGGCTCGCCCACTTCACCGCGAATGATCAGGAACACCAGCAACAGCAGCAGTCCGATGATCGGCCCCGGCAATATCGGCAACAGCAAATGATTGAGCGCGGTGCCGAGCAATTGGAACAGCACCAGCAGGGTCAGGCCACGTAACAACATCCGACATCTCCGTCTTACATTTTCAGCCAGCAGAGCTCGGCATTATAAGCATGCCGGCGCTATGGACCGGCATTCGCCAAAAGCATGGTCGGTTGACCTGAGCAAATCGCCATGATGATCTACAGTGGTTCGCAGGCCGGTCAAATCCGCCCTGAAAAACTATAAAACCGATGAACCCAAGGAGAGTCTCAATGCCCTATGTTCCCGTTGCAGAGCTCAAAGATTATGTCGGCAAGGAACTTGGACGTTCCGAATGGCTCACCATCGATCAGGAGCGCATCAACCTGTTCGCCGAAGCCACCGGTGATTTTCAGTTCATTCACGTCGATCCGGTCAAGGCTGCGCAAACGCCGTTTGGCAGCACGATTGCCCATGGTTTCCTGTCGCTGTCGCTGATGCCGAAACTGATGGAAGACATCCTCGTGCTGCCCGAAGGCGTGAAGATGGTCGTCAACTATGGCCTGGACAGCGTGCGCTTCATCCAGCCGGTCAAGGTCAACTCGAAAGTCCGACTGAAGGTCGACATGGTCGAAGTCACCGAGAAAAAACCCGGCCAGTGGTTGCTCAAGGCTACCGCGACACTGGAGATAGAAGGCTCGGACAAACCGGCCTACATCGCCGAGCCACTGTCGCTCTGCTTCGTCTGATCATCCCGGATGCGAAGCAGCGCACGCTGTTTCGCGTCACGTCTGTATATATGCGACGCATAGCTGCGGCATACTCGGTCGCCTAATTGCCCGGATCCCGCTATGCGCTCAATCGCTCGACTTGCACCCCTTGCCCTGACCCTGATGCTCACCGCTTGCGGCGACGGCGAATCGCTGTTGCCGCCGGATGCGCGCCTGCCCGATGGCGGTCGCTATCGCGGGGAACTGGTCGACGGCTTGCTGCAAGGTCAGGGCCGCGTCGATTACCCCAACGGCAGCTGGTACGCCGGGGAATTCGATAAGGGTCAGTGGCACGGCCAAGGCGAATGGCACGGCAGCAATGGCGAGGTCTATCGCGGCCAGTTCCAGCAAGGGCTGTTCGATGGTCAGGGCAGCCTGAGCACCAATGCCAGCAGCTACACCGGTGGTTTCAAGCAGGGCCGGCGCGAGGGCGAAGGCACGCTGAAAGAAAACGGCATGACCTATCGCGGCGAGTTCAAGGCTGACCAGTATTCCGGCCTCGGCCGTCTGGAAATGGATGACGGCAGCTCCTATCAAGGCCAGTTCGCCCACGGCAAACCCAACGGCGAAGGCCAGCGCGGCGATGCCAGCGGCAATTCGTTCACGGGCCATTTCGTCAACGGCCAACTGGAAGGCAACGGCACTTACACCAGCGCCGACGGTGATATCTATGTCGGCGGCTTCAAGAACAATCAACTGCACGGCAAGGGCCGCTACGAGAACGCCGACGGCGACGTCTGGCTCGGCCAGTTCAAGGAAGGCGCGCTGACTGGCAAGGGCGAATTGATCGGTGCCGATGGCAGCCATTACATCGGTGTATTCAATGACTGGCGCTTCACCGGTCAGGGCCGCTTGAACCTCGCCGATGGCAGCTTCTACATCGGCGGCTTCGACAACGACAGCTATTCAGGACGCGGCACGCTGGTGCTGACCGATGGCAGCGTGCTCAGTGGCACCTGGATCAACGGCCAACGCGTGCGCGACGCCGACGGCAAATTGCTCCCCGACACCCTCGAGCTCGGCTTGCTCGCCCAAGGTCGTTTGCTCGACGAGGCGCTGGCGGCGATCCCTGCTTCGACTCCGGCCGTCGAGTTGTACACCCTGACCCTTGGCGGCGACGGCAAGCAAAGCGTATTCCTGCGCGAATCCGATTACGTCGCCAACATGCTCAATACGCGCTTCGGCGCCTTCGGCCAGATCCGCTTGGTCAATCACCGCGATCATCTCGGCGACCGGCCGATGGCCACCCGGGAAAACCTGCGCCGCGCCGCGCAAGCCCTTGCCGAACGCAGCGGGCCGGAAGATCTGCTGTTCATCTATCTGACCAGCCACGGCACCGCCGAGCATGAACTGGTGCTCGATCAGCCGCGCATGGAACTGGCAGACCTGCCCGCCGATGAACTCGCCGCCGTGCTCGCGCCGCTGAAGCATCGCGACAAGGTCATCGTGATTTCCTCGTGCTATTCCGGCGGTTTCATCCCGGCGCTGAAAGACGAACGCACGCTGATCATGACCGCCTCACGCGCGGATCGGGTGTCGTTCGGTTGCTCGGAAGAAGCCAACTTCACCTACTTCGGTGACGCACTGTTCGCCCAGGCGCTGAACCAGACTGATGACCTTGAGCAGGCATTCAAACTGGCCAAGGCCACCGTCGCCGAGCGCGAACTGGCCGACGGTTTTGAAGCCTCGGAGCCGCAGATCTGGGCGCCGAAAACCGTGCTCTCGCACTGGCAACTGCTGCGTAAACAGCAGGCGCGTAAAGCTTTGCAAAGCAGCGCATTGAACGACGCGGCGAAAAAAGGCAACTAAGCTGAACAGTATCAAGGAGAGACACTATGTACTTGACGCCTCAGCACGTATTGCTTGCCGGAGCCACCGGACTGACCGGTGAACATCTGCTCGACCGTTTGCTCAACGAGCCAACGATTACCCGTGTCCTCGCCCCTTCGCGCCGGCCGCTGGCCGAGCATCCGCACCTGGAAAACCCGGTCGGCGACCCGCAGGCGTTTCTGCCGCAGCTCAGCGGCCGGGTCGATATCGCCTACTGCTGCCTCGGCACGACGATCAAGCAGGCCGGTTCCGAAGAAGCCTTTCGCGCAGTCGATCTGGACATGGTCGTGGCGTTTGCCAAACGCGCGCGGGAGATGGGCGCGCGGCATCTGATCGTGATCAGTGCGATTGGTGCCGATCCGAATTCCTCGGTGTTCTACAACCGCGTCAAAGGCGAAATGGAACAGGCCCTGCGCGCGCAGAACTGGCCGCAGCTGACCATTTGCCGACCTTCGCTGTTGCTCGGCGAACGCACCGAACCGCGTCTGGTCGAGCAACTGGCCGGGCCGTTGTCGAAGCTGATTCCGGGGAAATATCACGGCATCGAAGCGTGCCAGCTGGCGCGAGCGATGTGGCGCCTGGCGCTGGAAGAACAGGATGGCGTGCGGGTGATTGAATCGGATGAGCTGCGCAAGTTAGGCAAATAACTCCGGGACTTTGTGGTGAGGGGATTTATCCCCGTTCGGCTGCGCAGCAGTCGTCGCTTTTACAATTTTTTTGGGGGCGCTTCGCACCCCAGCGGGGATAAATCCCTCGCCACAAAGGTTGTGCGCCCCTACAATCCGCCAGTCGCCTGAAATCCCACGCCAATCACCGTCAGCAACGACAACGGCAACAGCAACGTATCGAGCAGCGCACTGGCCGGCAGGTCCACTCCCGGGTAGCTCGGCGCCTCGGCACCGAACCTGTCCTTTGCACAACATCCGCCGTTCAACGCATACAAATCCAGCCGCGTCCCGGCGTACACCACCGGTGCGCCGGGTTTCGCCGCATCCAGCGTGCGCGCGGTGGCACATCCGCCCAATTGCAGCGCCAGCACAAGCACCAGCAGCTTATTCATCGCTGCTCAGGTGATGCTCGCCCCAGCGCGGCAGCATGTCCTGCGGGATGCCGAGCAGATTGAGAATCCGCGCCACAACGAAGTCGATCAGATCATCGATGGTTTGAGGCTGGTGATAGAAGCCCGGCGAGGCCGGCAGAATGGTCACGCCCAGATTCGACAGCTTGAGCATGTGCTCCAGATGAATGCTCGAATACGGCGCCTCGCGCGGCACCAGTATCAACTGACGGCGCTCTTTCAGCGTAACGTCCGCCGCGCGTTCGATCAGGTTATTGCAGGCGCCGGTGGCAATCGCCGACAGCGTGCCGGTCGAACACGGCACTACCACCATGGCCGCCGGCGCGCCGGAGCCGGAGGCTACCGGCGACATCCAGTCTTCCTTGCCGTACACGCGAATCTGCCCGGCTGCGGCGCCGGTGTATTCAGTGAGAAACGCCTGCATCATCTGCGGTTTGTTCGGCAGCGACACGTCAGTCTCGGTGGCCATGACCAATTGCGCAGCCTTTGAGATCAGGAAGTGCACTTCGCGATCTTCGCGCACCAGGCAATCAAGCAGGCGCAAACCGTACTGCGCGCCAGAGGCGCCGGTCATCGCCAGGGTGATGCGTTCCGGGCCGCCGGCCTGAGAAAAAGTGTTCATTGCAGTGCCTCGGCGAGCTTGCCGTGCAGGCCACCGAAGCCGCCGTTGCTCATGATCACCACGTGAGTACCGGGCTGCGCCTGGCTCTTCACGCGTTCGATGATGCCTTCCAGCGAATCGCTGACGATGGACGGCACGGTGCACAGGGCAGCGGTCGCGCCAAGGTCCCAGCCGAGGTTGGCCGGGGCATACCAGATCACCTGATCGGCATCGACCACGCTGTCCGGCAGACCGTCACGGTGGGCGCCGAGCTTCATCGAATTGGAGCGCGGCTCGATGATCGCAATCAGTGGTGCGTCGCCGATGCGTTTGCGCAGGCCGTCGAGGGTGGTAGCGATGGCGGTCGGGTGATGAGCAAAGTCGTCGTAAATGGTGATGCCGCGCACTTCGGCGACTTTCTCCATACGCCGTTTGACGTTCTTGAACGCGCTCAACCCAGCAATGCCCATCGACGGCACGACGCCAACGTGACGCGCTGCGGCCAGAGCGGCAAGGGCGTTGGCGACGTTGTGTTGACCGGTCAATTCCCACTCGACGGTGCCTTGCGACACGCCTTCGAACATCACTTCGAACGCCGAACCGTCTTCGCTGAGCAGCTTGACCTGCCACTGACCGCCGGCGCCGGTGGTTTGCACCGGGGTCCAGCAGCCCATTTCAATCACGCGTTGCAAGGCCGGCTCGGTGGTCGGGTGGATGACCAGCCCTTCGCTCGGGATGGTCCGCACCAAGTGGTGAAACTGACGTTCGATGGCCGGCAGATCGGGGAAGATGTCCGCATGATCGAACTCAAGGTTGTTGAGGATGGCGGTGCGCGGACGGTAATGGACAAACTTCGAGCGTTTGTCGAAAAAGGCGCTGTCGTATTCGTCAGCCTCGATCACAAAAAACGGCGTACCGCCCAGGCGCGCCGATACCGAGAAATTTTGCGGCACGCCGCCGATGAGGAAACCCGGGCTCATGCCGGCATGTTCCAGCACCCAGGCGAGCATGCTGCTGGTGGTGGTCTTGCCGTGGGTGCCGGCAACGGCCAGTACCCAGCGACCTTGCAGCACATGGTCGGCCAGCCACTGCGGGCCGGAGACGTACGGCAGGCCTTTGTTCAGCACATATTCCACCGCCGGGTTGCCACGGGACATGGCATTGCCGATCACCACCAGATCCGGCGCCGGATCGAGCTGTGCCGGGTCATAGCCCTGCGTCAGCTGAATGCCCTGGGCCTCGAGCTGCGTGCTCATCGGCGGATAGACGTTGGCGTCGGAGCCGGTGACGTGATGGCCCAGCTCTTTGGCCAATACGGCCATCGAGCCCATGAAAGTCCCGCAGATACCCAGAATATGAATGTGCATAGTCGACCTCGTAAAACATGGCCGCAGGTTAGCGTAGGGAGGGGGAAATGGCACTCTTTAGCTGAGGGGTGGGCCTGTTCGACCTGATCGTTCCCACGCTCTGCGTGGGAACGCAGCACGGGACGCTCTGCGTCCCAAAGCGGACGCGGAGCGTCCGGGAGGCGTTACCACGCGGAGCGTGGGAACGATCAGGTCGGTCAGGCAGAGCGGGCAATACCGTGTTTGCGAAGCTTTCTATATAGCGTATTGCGACTGACCCCCAGTTGCTCTGCCGTACGACTCATATGCCACCGCGCCTGCTCCAGCGCGCCAAGCAATGCCAAGCGCTCGGCGTCATCCAATGGCTGCGCGGCAGTCTGCGCAGGCACAACCGCCGGCCGCGCCTGCCGAATCATCACCGGCAAATCCTCAACGCCGACCCGCCCGCCATCACACAACGCCGCCAGCGTACGCAGGACATTGCGCATCTGCCGCACATTACCCGGCCAATTGAACGCCAGCAGCGCCTGTCGTGCCGGTTCGTCGATCAGAATCGTTTCGCCGCCAGCCTCCTCGGCCAACAGGAAATCCAGTAGCTGCGATTTATCACTGCGCTCACGCAACGCCGGCAGCGCCACTTCCAGCCCGTTCAAGCGGTAATACAGATCCTCGCGAAAACTGCCGTCCTCGACCCGCTCGAGCAGATTGCGATGCGTCGCACTGATGATGCGCACGTCCACCGCTTGCGGTTCACCACCAATCGGCACCACTTGGCGATCTTCCAGCACTCGCAGCAAGCGCGTTTGCAACGCCAGTGGCATGTCGCCGATTTCGTCGAGGAACAA contains:
- a CDS encoding LrgB family protein, which produces MLFDWQGAWASVIHHPLFGIGITLGAYQLVLAAFEKTRWIFLQPVLVSMLLVIGVLVGCGLTYAEYRKSTEILSILLGPATVALAVPLYLNLRRIRQLFWPIFTTLVIGGVVATGMGVALGWWFGADHMILMTMAPKSVTSPIAMLVAEQIGGVAALAAVFVLITGVIGAIFGPALLTRLGVHSPEARGMALGMTAHAVGTAVAMQENDECGAFAALAMSLMGVATAVFLPLAVSMVV
- a CDS encoding CidA/LrgA family protein, encoding MLLRGLTLLVLFQLLGTALNHLLLPILPGPIIGLLLLLVFLIIRGEVGEPLNQAAGSLLRYLPLLLVPPAVGVMVYATAIAADFWAIVGALVVSLIVSMAFAGVLMQRLVKRHAPPAEES
- a CDS encoding MaoC family dehydratase gives rise to the protein MPYVPVAELKDYVGKELGRSEWLTIDQERINLFAEATGDFQFIHVDPVKAAQTPFGSTIAHGFLSLSLMPKLMEDILVLPEGVKMVVNYGLDSVRFIQPVKVNSKVRLKVDMVEVTEKKPGQWLLKATATLEIEGSDKPAYIAEPLSLCFV
- a CDS encoding peptidase C13, whose protein sequence is MRSIARLAPLALTLMLTACGDGESLLPPDARLPDGGRYRGELVDGLLQGQGRVDYPNGSWYAGEFDKGQWHGQGEWHGSNGEVYRGQFQQGLFDGQGSLSTNASSYTGGFKQGRREGEGTLKENGMTYRGEFKADQYSGLGRLEMDDGSSYQGQFAHGKPNGEGQRGDASGNSFTGHFVNGQLEGNGTYTSADGDIYVGGFKNNQLHGKGRYENADGDVWLGQFKEGALTGKGELIGADGSHYIGVFNDWRFTGQGRLNLADGSFYIGGFDNDSYSGRGTLVLTDGSVLSGTWINGQRVRDADGKLLPDTLELGLLAQGRLLDEALAAIPASTPAVELYTLTLGGDGKQSVFLRESDYVANMLNTRFGAFGQIRLVNHRDHLGDRPMATRENLRRAAQALAERSGPEDLLFIYLTSHGTAEHELVLDQPRMELADLPADELAAVLAPLKHRDKVIVISSCYSGGFIPALKDERTLIMTASRADRVSFGCSEEANFTYFGDALFAQALNQTDDLEQAFKLAKATVAERELADGFEASEPQIWAPKTVLSHWQLLRKQQARKALQSSALNDAAKKGN
- a CDS encoding oxidoreductase → MYLTPQHVLLAGATGLTGEHLLDRLLNEPTITRVLAPSRRPLAEHPHLENPVGDPQAFLPQLSGRVDIAYCCLGTTIKQAGSEEAFRAVDLDMVVAFAKRAREMGARHLIVISAIGADPNSSVFYNRVKGEMEQALRAQNWPQLTICRPSLLLGERTEPRLVEQLAGPLSKLIPGKYHGIEACQLARAMWRLALEEQDGVRVIESDELRKLGK
- a CDS encoding YceK/YidQ family lipoprotein; the protein is MNKLLVLVLALQLGGCATARTLDAAKPGAPVVYAGTRLDLYALNGGCCAKDRFGAEAPSYPGVDLPASALLDTLLLPLSLLTVIGVGFQATGGL
- the ubiX gene encoding flavin prenyltransferase UbiX encodes the protein MNTFSQAGGPERITLAMTGASGAQYGLRLLDCLVREDREVHFLISKAAQLVMATETDVSLPNKPQMMQAFLTEYTGAAAGQIRVYGKEDWMSPVASGSGAPAAMVVVPCSTGTLSAIATGACNNLIERAADVTLKERRQLILVPREAPYSSIHLEHMLKLSNLGVTILPASPGFYHQPQTIDDLIDFVVARILNLLGIPQDMLPRWGEHHLSSDE
- the mpl gene encoding UDP-N-acetylmuramate:L-alanyl-gamma-D-glutamyl-meso-diaminopimelate ligase: MHIHILGICGTFMGSMAVLAKELGHHVTGSDANVYPPMSTQLEAQGIQLTQGYDPAQLDPAPDLVVIGNAMSRGNPAVEYVLNKGLPYVSGPQWLADHVLQGRWVLAVAGTHGKTTTSSMLAWVLEHAGMSPGFLIGGVPQNFSVSARLGGTPFFVIEADEYDSAFFDKRSKFVHYRPRTAILNNLEFDHADIFPDLPAIERQFHHLVRTIPSEGLVIHPTTEPALQRVIEMGCWTPVQTTGAGGQWQVKLLSEDGSAFEVMFEGVSQGTVEWELTGQHNVANALAALAAARHVGVVPSMGIAGLSAFKNVKRRMEKVAEVRGITIYDDFAHHPTAIATTLDGLRKRIGDAPLIAIIEPRSNSMKLGAHRDGLPDSVVDADQVIWYAPANLGWDLGATAALCTVPSIVSDSLEGIIERVKSQAQPGTHVVIMSNGGFGGLHGKLAEALQ